From one Paeniglutamicibacter psychrophenolicus genomic stretch:
- a CDS encoding LPXTG cell wall anchor domain-containing protein, with protein sequence MEQQLLDAVKDGETTVESDASKKESVAAATEEKAAEGPAEGTEPPAAEKVAEPQESAAPKSEAPVTKKPLETKTSPAPANEAPKKTEAPAAESKESLAKEEPVVAALAGVAGVCDTNLNTGKIDSFMQRSDTTEFANGNLSKGLYEGGYVHQRVEFINMASGENEFVFNYRVKKAGTWAYDFIDQYSMTGGTITNIQVIEGSGGEREDTVKLTFDATSSSVTLLFSAHIASELDHGSVTGASSISGSPYHVSLSTLNCAETGRMDNQISASDVQAGFVTIIKDAVPADGTDFSFLLKSAKTGDTVAFDLDDSATSDSGATDLPDSVTYTVAPGGVSISEGDLSAGWNLTDLTCTGVTPTIDMSARTASFNLADNAKVACTFLNSKTTYKDLAVSKTAKPRFDRDYDWTIDKNLATGQDASVKSPTTNVSVDYSVLVKASAPKDSNFVVDGVITVENSNSAAINGVTLSDSLPGAQCAIETAGGTAVTGPISIPNGTTNFNYTCEMPTGTTAATSGTNTVKANWDAASYFGTDGEASATKDFTFAGVEPTVTDDKVTVTDNNFDLSTLPDGNQVTAAQSSKTFNYSIKWPGVSGECTAYDNTATYKEADGGTGSDSASVQVCIGANLEVTKNVQGSFNRAYSWKIDKTPLLNGQPVEDNTKYTTNANGEVTVDYRVTVTPQPYVDSNWAMTGTMTVKNPNKWQDVAATLTDAVDVGGDAVCAVTGQTNPGTGTDLDPTKPGFQTVIPEDSSIEFDYACKFDSEPRYTGTNTARVDWSKAEASTPGEFDEGAAEVTAGSWTQSPLNQNVTVTDDEFTFDPAWTIDGADGTKPQSKDYEVTWTVPTADAGQCVPFTNTAKVSATEVLASDDATIQACLPAGLSVSKTVAASYDRTYTWDIEKTAKTDGTVNASPEGKATVGYDINVTGEGYTDTKSMGGTITVANANQFGGDVETTVSDSTSLTGLVCTVDATQDVNLNAAGIQVNVPQATLVDGNWIPGTTTVNYACDPSNVAESDYVGGTNTAKIAWAGGEATSEAKPIEFKPGTITDETVKVFDDQAAPGAEGTEVGTISWGEVKDKATRSKAFPYELEHVVDPGTCGTFTNKAWLELEGDGSENPSDEATATVCDQAGLQVSKTAKASFDRIYQWNVTKDVDKTEKTIAPDGKATFNYTVKAVPNGFDDFDETLDGTITLTNPNQFADGAITATLTDTVSIGNVTCEIQATDHDPTTDGLQVLVPANIGQDDGIVVLDYTCTGKPASYTGSNTVDVSWKDATGTPQSTQATAKVEYLLDTEYDKNVLVFDDKVYETDYPELLGEATWNKDKVPTAFTYDLKFEGTPGTCTDYTNTAIVTEKGWNQATLDSDSKAVTVCVEQDLVVDKTAKATYDRDYNWNIEKKADETSFKVDGNGKVTAGYKVTATQDGYTDSKWKLTGTITVANPNEFGSITADVTDALNVEGITCSVAEGQDVVVAAGKTATLDYTCDVSAGVAEADYTGKITNTATATWGESRSASSGPIDANFALATETDTEITVTDDHYAENDGVLGTVIRDQSPKTFDYNVDWQGVAGRCTTFTNTAVLEGDDDNPEGNESSADIEVCVEDGLTVVKTVDAGFTRDYDWGIDKQVDQGKFTVDGNGKATANYTVKALLDGHKDQDWAMTGVITVFNPNQQEAITVDVTDTPEIPGAMCAVANGTGVNVPAATGSEGVVTNGSATVQYNCTFADEVLADDYTGKKNHTTVTWKGVDGMDRTVTNSAPIVFTQTGSIDDSVTVVDDKTVPGAEHELGTASVSDAPRTFAPYPVELQGTAGQCTTYTNTAVLNEETATDGKDANNKASQDVEVCAKAGLQVAKDATASFNRLFTWDVEKSAKPSKQTIAPDGLATFAYTVTAEPKEKIDTGFTLDGKITLTNPNQFADGAITATVTDTVGIAGLACDITNPTDHDPDKAGFQVLVPAGTDGTTDGTVELTYHCAGTPASYNGTNTVLVTWTDAAGEPASAKNTVNFAYEATVTDEDVQVFDDKAGTVGEPVLLGTAHWIDGPTTFDAYDLSFPGVLGTCTDYANTATLASMAGEPRAMVATGETNILATDEQTVTVCVEADLDVSKDATASYDRDYDWKIEKQVDETSFNVDGEGKVVANYTVTATQDAHTDSGWTLGGSITVHNPNDFGSISANVTDALNVPGIACTVSGGADVTIAAGETATLDYTCDVAAGVDEAKYAGFIKNTATATWGDGRSASSDPVDVDFTLDGTTDSSVDVYDDLTNPEAEPVKLGTATLGGENVFTYPQELVGTAGKCTTFTNTAVLKEKAGSDEDNTDSVAVEVCVEKGMTVVKTVKAGFTRDYDWSIDKQVDETGFTVDGNGKATANYTVTASLDGHADQDWTMSGTIDVFNPNQLGELGVDISDATSVPGATCTVAGGGTDVVVPAATETDGTVTSGKTTVSYDCVFEGELAESDYSGHTNTATVTWTGVDGQDNTASFDADVLFTQTGSIDETVNVLDDKTVPGATHDLGTVSVGDDEDARTFTYPVELAGVAGQCTTYTNNAVLEESTENGPAEAMSMSAAGDNTDSTDVRICAKEGLLVTKTAEASFDREYLWELDKKVSATKVAIGLDGTATFDYTVAATPSGFEDSNHAVSGTITLENPNQFAEGAITATVSDSLDIQGVTCQINAEDADDTFDGLQVEVPVGTEGNPGAVVLDYTCTGTPQDMDYTGANTATATWANATGDKVSATGTAEVKYAEAGSTNKDLEVFDDKAGTVETPVSLGTADWNSDGVPTQFTYQVIFTNPNPDALDGTCTTHTNTATSVATHDASTSVEVCVTVGASTVEKTVTGTRQNADGTWNITYTLEVTNNDDVQGRYSLDDTLSFGGDITVTGASWTGPVAGDSGAWDLATPDYTEVLATDRLIDAGATEAYQVTVTADVAAGVVGTEAGNCELVDGEDGTGFLNSATITANGQDTEATACAAPVAPSLDKQGLGLVQHEDADGNWDGTWDASYTLIVANPATDGTSANYTLTDTPAFADGVTVNDRYVSSTDVVVNEGWHGKDSTDDVVVADQVLESGAVHTFTVIVNVSLTSAINDADRVCGEGGHGLLNTGVLTAGNESDTDSACLEIPAPSSNVVKTAVTAEENADGSWDAHYTVVVNNTSDVATRYNLTDTLRFGDGITATSANWTLEGTDEAGSWENPGTQTSTVLATDRNLEARDSHTYVVHVVAVLADGVIGSEAGTCQPEDTNTDGGFLNEATLSANGKSTASRDCETPVKNPRGYSLVKTSNPASGTIVWPGDTVSYTLTVRNTGEFVYTGAVVTDEMAGWQHAATLDEGSLQLSGGESAIDGSKLVWTVGDLAVGEEKTLTYSITVDDEAWDEILVNVATGNGDVPPSKTVHPTPEEQHLLPAPPVIVVPPANPAPVVVVPPVNPAPVVVVPPRKPVPPLATTGADDSTLWILGSGALILLLGAAFVASSRRRKGEGN encoded by the coding sequence GTGGAGCAGCAACTGCTCGACGCGGTGAAGGACGGCGAAACGACGGTCGAATCGGACGCGTCGAAGAAGGAATCCGTGGCCGCCGCCACGGAAGAGAAGGCTGCGGAAGGACCTGCCGAGGGCACCGAACCGCCCGCGGCCGAGAAGGTCGCCGAACCGCAGGAGTCCGCGGCCCCCAAGTCCGAAGCTCCAGTGACAAAGAAGCCCCTTGAGACGAAGACGTCGCCGGCCCCCGCGAACGAAGCTCCCAAGAAGACCGAAGCACCGGCAGCTGAATCGAAGGAGTCCCTGGCAAAGGAAGAACCCGTCGTGGCCGCCCTCGCCGGAGTTGCCGGCGTTTGCGACACGAACCTCAACACCGGCAAGATTGATTCGTTCATGCAACGCTCCGACACCACGGAATTTGCCAACGGCAATCTGTCCAAGGGCCTGTACGAAGGAGGCTACGTCCACCAGCGGGTTGAATTCATCAACATGGCATCGGGCGAGAACGAGTTCGTTTTTAATTACCGGGTCAAGAAAGCTGGCACATGGGCCTACGACTTCATCGACCAGTACTCAATGACCGGCGGTACCATCACCAATATCCAGGTGATCGAGGGGTCCGGAGGCGAACGCGAAGACACCGTCAAACTCACCTTTGATGCAACTTCGTCCTCGGTTACCCTCCTCTTCAGCGCACACATAGCTTCGGAACTTGACCATGGGTCGGTCACCGGCGCCTCATCGATCAGTGGTTCCCCCTATCACGTGTCGTTGTCAACGCTGAATTGCGCTGAAACGGGAAGGATGGACAACCAGATCTCGGCGAGCGACGTCCAAGCCGGCTTCGTGACGATCATCAAGGACGCCGTCCCAGCAGATGGCACCGACTTTTCGTTCTTGCTGAAGTCCGCGAAGACCGGGGATACGGTTGCGTTTGATCTGGACGACAGCGCAACCTCGGACTCCGGAGCAACGGACCTTCCGGACAGCGTCACCTACACGGTGGCACCGGGAGGGGTCAGCATTTCTGAAGGGGACCTTTCCGCCGGTTGGAACCTCACCGACCTGACCTGCACCGGAGTCACCCCGACGATCGACATGTCAGCACGCACTGCTTCATTCAATCTGGCGGACAATGCCAAAGTTGCCTGTACGTTCCTCAACAGCAAGACGACATACAAGGATCTTGCGGTCTCCAAGACGGCCAAGCCCAGGTTCGACCGCGACTACGACTGGACCATCGACAAGAACCTTGCCACCGGCCAGGATGCCAGCGTGAAGTCGCCGACGACGAACGTCAGTGTCGACTACAGCGTGTTGGTCAAGGCCAGTGCTCCGAAGGACAGCAACTTTGTCGTCGACGGTGTCATCACCGTCGAGAACAGCAACTCCGCCGCGATCAACGGCGTGACGTTGAGCGACAGCCTCCCCGGCGCGCAATGTGCCATCGAAACAGCCGGCGGCACCGCCGTTACCGGCCCGATCTCGATTCCGAACGGCACGACGAACTTCAACTACACCTGTGAGATGCCGACCGGAACCACGGCTGCAACCTCGGGAACAAACACCGTCAAGGCCAACTGGGACGCAGCATCCTACTTCGGGACGGATGGCGAAGCCAGCGCCACCAAGGACTTCACCTTCGCAGGTGTGGAACCCACCGTCACCGATGACAAGGTCACCGTCACGGACAACAACTTTGACCTGAGCACCCTTCCGGACGGAAACCAGGTCACCGCGGCGCAATCATCGAAGACGTTCAACTACTCCATCAAGTGGCCAGGGGTCTCCGGCGAATGCACGGCCTACGACAACACCGCAACCTACAAGGAAGCCGACGGCGGCACCGGAAGCGATTCGGCTTCGGTCCAGGTGTGCATCGGTGCCAACCTGGAAGTCACCAAAAACGTCCAGGGAAGCTTCAACCGGGCCTACTCCTGGAAGATCGACAAGACCCCGCTGCTGAACGGCCAGCCGGTTGAGGACAACACGAAGTACACCACCAATGCGAACGGCGAGGTCACCGTCGATTACCGGGTGACGGTGACGCCGCAGCCATACGTGGACAGCAACTGGGCCATGACCGGCACCATGACGGTGAAGAACCCGAACAAGTGGCAGGACGTTGCCGCAACCCTGACCGACGCGGTGGACGTGGGCGGCGACGCGGTATGTGCCGTGACCGGCCAGACCAACCCGGGCACCGGGACCGACCTGGACCCGACCAAGCCCGGATTCCAGACGGTCATCCCGGAGGACAGCTCCATCGAGTTCGACTACGCCTGTAAATTCGATTCGGAGCCCAGATACACGGGAACCAACACCGCCAGGGTTGACTGGAGCAAGGCCGAAGCCTCAACCCCCGGCGAGTTCGACGAGGGCGCCGCCGAGGTCACCGCTGGTTCGTGGACGCAGAGCCCATTGAACCAAAACGTGACCGTGACCGACGATGAGTTCACCTTTGACCCCGCATGGACCATTGACGGGGCCGACGGCACGAAGCCACAGTCCAAGGACTACGAGGTGACCTGGACGGTCCCGACGGCAGACGCCGGACAATGCGTACCGTTCACGAACACCGCCAAGGTTTCCGCCACTGAGGTCCTCGCATCCGATGACGCGACCATCCAGGCCTGCCTCCCGGCCGGCTTGAGCGTGTCGAAGACCGTGGCTGCAAGCTACGATCGCACCTACACGTGGGACATCGAAAAAACGGCCAAGACCGACGGGACCGTCAATGCGAGCCCCGAAGGAAAGGCGACGGTTGGCTACGACATCAACGTCACCGGCGAGGGCTACACGGACACCAAGTCCATGGGCGGCACCATCACGGTGGCCAACGCGAACCAGTTCGGCGGAGACGTCGAGACCACGGTTTCGGATAGCACGTCGCTGACAGGCCTGGTCTGCACCGTCGACGCCACCCAAGACGTGAACCTGAACGCTGCCGGCATTCAGGTCAACGTACCGCAGGCCACCCTGGTCGACGGGAACTGGATTCCCGGAACCACGACCGTGAACTACGCCTGTGATCCCAGCAATGTAGCCGAATCCGACTACGTCGGCGGAACCAATACCGCAAAGATTGCCTGGGCCGGCGGCGAAGCCACCAGCGAGGCGAAGCCCATCGAATTCAAGCCGGGTACGATCACCGACGAAACCGTCAAGGTATTCGACGACCAGGCGGCCCCCGGTGCCGAAGGCACCGAGGTGGGCACCATCTCCTGGGGCGAGGTCAAGGACAAGGCGACTCGATCCAAGGCGTTCCCGTACGAGCTGGAGCACGTAGTGGATCCCGGCACCTGCGGCACCTTCACCAACAAGGCCTGGCTCGAGCTTGAAGGCGACGGCTCGGAGAACCCCTCCGACGAAGCCACCGCCACCGTGTGTGACCAGGCAGGACTGCAGGTCTCCAAGACCGCCAAGGCATCCTTCGACCGCATCTACCAGTGGAACGTGACCAAGGACGTCGACAAGACCGAAAAGACGATCGCCCCGGATGGAAAGGCAACCTTCAACTACACCGTCAAGGCAGTCCCGAACGGCTTTGACGATTTTGACGAAACCCTGGACGGCACGATCACCCTGACCAACCCGAACCAGTTCGCCGACGGAGCGATCACCGCAACGCTCACGGACACGGTCAGCATCGGCAACGTGACCTGCGAAATCCAGGCCACCGACCACGACCCGACCACCGACGGACTGCAGGTCCTGGTCCCGGCCAATATCGGGCAAGACGACGGCATCGTCGTCTTGGACTACACGTGCACGGGCAAGCCCGCCAGCTACACGGGCAGCAACACGGTCGACGTGTCTTGGAAGGATGCGACCGGCACCCCGCAGTCGACCCAGGCAACGGCCAAGGTCGAGTACCTCCTCGACACCGAGTACGACAAGAACGTCCTGGTCTTCGACGACAAGGTCTACGAGACCGACTACCCCGAGCTGCTGGGCGAGGCCACCTGGAACAAGGACAAGGTACCCACGGCATTCACGTACGACCTGAAGTTCGAGGGAACCCCGGGGACCTGCACCGACTACACGAACACCGCGATCGTGACCGAGAAGGGCTGGAACCAGGCAACCCTGGACTCCGACAGCAAGGCCGTCACGGTCTGTGTCGAACAGGACCTGGTGGTCGATAAGACCGCCAAAGCCACCTACGACCGCGACTACAACTGGAACATTGAAAAGAAGGCCGACGAGACCTCCTTCAAGGTCGATGGGAACGGCAAAGTCACCGCGGGCTACAAGGTGACCGCCACCCAGGACGGCTACACGGATTCGAAGTGGAAGCTCACGGGCACCATCACGGTGGCCAACCCGAACGAGTTCGGTTCAATCACCGCCGATGTCACCGATGCCTTGAATGTTGAGGGCATCACCTGCTCCGTCGCTGAAGGCCAGGACGTGGTGGTCGCTGCCGGCAAGACGGCAACGCTCGACTACACCTGCGATGTTTCAGCCGGCGTGGCCGAAGCCGATTACACCGGCAAGATCACCAACACCGCGACGGCCACCTGGGGAGAGAGCCGCAGCGCCTCCAGCGGCCCGATCGACGCGAACTTCGCACTGGCCACGGAAACGGACACCGAGATCACGGTGACCGACGACCACTACGCCGAGAATGACGGCGTGCTGGGCACGGTGATCCGCGACCAGTCACCGAAGACCTTTGACTACAACGTTGATTGGCAGGGCGTTGCCGGCAGGTGCACCACCTTTACCAACACCGCCGTTCTCGAGGGCGACGACGACAACCCCGAAGGCAACGAATCATCCGCCGACATCGAAGTCTGCGTCGAGGACGGCCTGACCGTGGTCAAGACCGTCGATGCGGGCTTCACCCGCGACTACGACTGGGGCATCGACAAGCAGGTCGACCAGGGCAAGTTCACCGTTGACGGGAACGGCAAGGCCACCGCCAACTACACGGTCAAGGCGCTCCTGGACGGGCACAAGGACCAGGACTGGGCGATGACCGGTGTGATCACCGTGTTCAACCCGAACCAGCAGGAAGCGATCACCGTCGATGTCACCGACACCCCGGAGATCCCGGGAGCAATGTGTGCGGTGGCCAACGGCACCGGCGTGAATGTTCCCGCCGCCACCGGGTCGGAGGGCGTGGTCACCAACGGAAGCGCCACGGTGCAGTACAACTGCACCTTTGCCGACGAGGTCTTGGCTGACGACTACACGGGCAAGAAGAACCACACCACCGTCACCTGGAAGGGTGTCGACGGTATGGACCGCACCGTGACCAACAGCGCGCCGATCGTCTTCACGCAGACCGGCAGCATCGACGATTCCGTCACCGTCGTCGATGACAAGACCGTTCCCGGGGCCGAGCATGAACTGGGCACCGCGAGCGTGTCCGACGCTCCGAGGACGTTCGCCCCGTACCCGGTTGAACTCCAAGGCACTGCCGGGCAGTGCACCACCTACACCAACACCGCGGTGCTGAACGAGGAAACCGCGACCGACGGCAAGGACGCAAACAACAAGGCCAGCCAGGACGTGGAAGTCTGTGCCAAGGCCGGACTGCAGGTGGCCAAGGACGCCACCGCATCCTTCAACCGCCTGTTCACCTGGGACGTGGAGAAGTCCGCGAAGCCGTCGAAGCAGACTATCGCCCCGGACGGATTGGCCACGTTCGCCTACACGGTCACGGCCGAACCCAAGGAAAAGATCGACACCGGGTTCACGCTGGACGGCAAGATCACGCTGACCAACCCCAACCAATTCGCTGACGGTGCGATCACCGCAACCGTCACGGACACCGTGGGCATCGCCGGATTGGCTTGCGACATCACCAACCCCACGGATCATGATCCGGACAAGGCCGGATTCCAGGTCCTGGTGCCCGCGGGCACCGACGGCACCACCGACGGCACCGTGGAGCTGACGTACCACTGCGCCGGCACACCCGCCAGCTACAACGGCACCAATACCGTGCTCGTGACATGGACCGACGCAGCCGGGGAACCCGCTTCCGCCAAGAACACGGTCAATTTCGCCTACGAGGCCACCGTGACGGACGAGGACGTGCAGGTCTTTGACGACAAGGCCGGAACGGTTGGGGAACCGGTCCTGCTGGGCACCGCACACTGGATTGACGGGCCCACGACTTTTGACGCCTACGACCTGTCGTTCCCGGGCGTGCTGGGCACCTGCACCGACTACGCCAACACCGCGACCCTGGCCAGCATGGCCGGGGAGCCGAGGGCGATGGTGGCAACCGGGGAAACGAACATCCTGGCAACCGACGAGCAGACCGTCACGGTCTGTGTCGAGGCGGACCTGGATGTCTCCAAGGACGCCACGGCCAGCTACGACCGCGACTACGACTGGAAGATCGAGAAGCAGGTCGATGAGACCTCCTTCAACGTCGATGGCGAGGGCAAGGTCGTTGCCAACTACACCGTGACCGCAACGCAGGATGCACACACGGATTCGGGCTGGACGCTCGGTGGATCCATCACCGTCCACAACCCGAACGACTTCGGCTCGATCAGCGCCAACGTCACCGACGCCTTGAACGTCCCGGGCATCGCCTGCACGGTCAGCGGCGGTGCGGACGTGACGATCGCTGCCGGTGAGACGGCAACGCTCGACTACACCTGCGACGTTGCCGCCGGCGTGGACGAAGCCAAGTACGCCGGCTTCATCAAGAACACCGCGACCGCGACCTGGGGCGATGGCCGCAGCGCGTCCAGCGATCCGGTCGACGTGGACTTCACGCTCGATGGAACCACCGACTCCTCGGTCGACGTCTACGACGACTTGACCAACCCGGAAGCGGAGCCCGTGAAGCTGGGCACCGCGACCCTGGGCGGCGAGAACGTCTTCACCTACCCGCAGGAGCTGGTGGGCACGGCGGGCAAATGCACCACGTTCACCAACACCGCGGTGCTCAAGGAAAAGGCCGGCAGCGACGAGGACAACACCGATTCCGTGGCCGTCGAGGTCTGCGTGGAGAAGGGCATGACGGTCGTCAAGACAGTCAAGGCCGGATTCACCCGCGACTACGACTGGAGCATTGACAAGCAGGTCGACGAGACCGGCTTCACCGTTGACGGCAACGGCAAGGCGACCGCGAACTACACGGTCACCGCCAGCCTGGACGGGCATGCCGACCAGGACTGGACGATGTCCGGCACGATCGACGTGTTCAACCCGAACCAGCTGGGCGAGCTGGGCGTCGACATCAGCGATGCCACATCGGTTCCGGGCGCAACGTGCACCGTCGCCGGCGGCGGCACGGACGTGGTGGTCCCCGCGGCCACCGAAACGGACGGAACCGTCACCAGCGGCAAGACCACGGTCAGCTACGACTGCGTGTTCGAGGGCGAGCTGGCCGAGTCCGACTACTCGGGCCACACCAACACCGCCACGGTCACCTGGACCGGCGTTGACGGCCAGGACAACACCGCTTCCTTCGACGCCGACGTGCTGTTCACACAGACCGGCAGCATCGACGAGACGGTCAACGTCCTCGACGACAAGACGGTTCCGGGTGCCACCCACGACCTGGGCACCGTCAGCGTTGGAGACGACGAGGACGCCAGGACGTTCACCTACCCGGTGGAACTCGCAGGAGTCGCCGGACAGTGCACCACCTACACCAACAACGCGGTGCTCGAGGAAAGCACCGAGAACGGCCCCGCCGAGGCCATGTCGATGAGCGCCGCCGGCGACAACACCGACTCGACGGACGTCAGGATCTGCGCCAAGGAGGGCCTGTTGGTCACCAAGACCGCCGAGGCATCCTTCGACCGCGAATACCTGTGGGAGTTGGACAAGAAGGTCTCGGCCACCAAGGTCGCGATCGGCCTGGACGGGACGGCAACCTTCGACTACACGGTGGCCGCGACCCCGTCCGGCTTCGAGGACTCGAACCACGCGGTTTCCGGCACCATCACCCTGGAAAACCCGAACCAGTTCGCCGAGGGTGCCATCACGGCCACCGTCTCCGACAGCCTCGACATCCAGGGCGTGACCTGCCAGATCAACGCCGAGGACGCCGACGATACCTTTGACGGCCTGCAGGTTGAGGTCCCCGTGGGAACCGAAGGGAACCCGGGCGCCGTGGTCCTTGACTACACGTGCACCGGCACCCCCCAGGACATGGACTACACAGGCGCGAACACCGCCACCGCCACCTGGGCAAACGCCACTGGCGATAAGGTGTCCGCCACCGGCACGGCCGAGGTGAAATACGCAGAAGCCGGCTCCACCAACAAGGACCTTGAGGTCTTTGACGACAAGGCCGGAACCGTCGAGACCCCGGTGTCCCTGGGCACCGCGGACTGGAACTCCGACGGCGTTCCCACCCAGTTCACCTACCAGGTGATCTTCACGAACCCGAACCCGGATGCCCTGGACGGCACCTGCACCACCCACACCAACACCGCCACCTCCGTGGCAACCCACGATGCCAGCACCTCGGTCGAGGTCTGCGTGACGGTCGGGGCCTCGACGGTCGAAAAGACCGTCACCGGCACCCGGCAGAACGCCGATGGCACCTGGAACATCACCTACACGCTGGAGGTCACCAACAACGACGATGTCCAGGGCCGCTACTCGCTGGATGACACCCTGTCCTTCGGCGGAGACATCACGGTCACCGGCGCTTCGTGGACCGGCCCCGTGGCCGGCGACTCGGGCGCCTGGGACCTGGCGACCCCGGATTACACCGAGGTCCTGGCCACCGACAGGCTGATCGACGCCGGAGCCACCGAGGCCTACCAGGTCACGGTCACCGCAGACGTCGCGGCCGGTGTGGTGGGCACCGAGGCCGGCAACTGCGAACTGGTCGACGGCGAGGACGGCACCGGGTTCCTGAACTCGGCCACCATCACCGCCAACGGGCAGGACACAGAGGCGACGGCCTGCGCGGCACCGGTTGCCCCGAGCCTCGACAAGCAGGGACTTGGGTTGGTCCAGCATGAGGACGCCGACGGAAACTGGGACGGCACCTGGGACGCGAGCTACACGCTCATCGTCGCCAACCCGGCCACCGACGGCACGAGCGCGAACTATACGCTCACCGACACCCCGGCCTTCGCCGACGGCGTCACCGTCAACGACCGTTACGTCAGCTCCACCGACGTCGTGGTCAACGAGGGATGGCACGGCAAGGACTCCACCGACGACGTCGTGGTGGCGGACCAGGTCCTGGAATCGGGAGCTGTCCACACCTTCACGGTCATCGTCAACGTGTCCCTGACCTCCGCGATCAACGATGCGGACCGGGTATGCGGCGAGGGAGGCCACGGCCTGTTGAACACCGGTGTCCTCACCGCAGGGAACGAGTCCGATACGGACAGTGCCTGCCTGGAAATCCCGGCACCGAGCAGCAACGTCGTCAAGACGGCCGTCACGGCCGAGGAGAACGCGGATGGCAGCTGGGATGCGCACTACACGGTCGTGGTGAACAACACCTCGGACGTGGCAACCCGCTACAACCTCACCGACACGCTGCGCTTCGGCGACGGCATCACCGCCACCAGCGCCAACTGGACCCTGGAAGGCACCGACGAGGCCGGCAGCTGGGAGAACCCCGGCACGCAGACGAGCACGGTGCTGGCCACCGACCGCAACCTCGAGGCACGCGACTCCCACACCTACGTGGTGCACGTCGTCGCGGTCCTGGCGGACGGGGTCATCGGGTCCGAGGCCGGCACCTGCCAGCCCGAGGACACCAACACCGACGGCGGCTTCCTGAACGAGGCCACCCTGAGCGCCAACGGCAAAAGCACCGCATCCCGCGATTGCGAGACCCCGGTGAAGAACCCGCGCGGCTACTCGCTGGTGAAGACCTCGAACCCGGCCAGCGGCACCATCGTCTGGCCAGGGGACACCGTCAGCTACACCCTCACGGTGCGCAACACCGGCGAGTTCGTGTACACCGGGGCGGTCGTCACCGACGAGATGGCCGGTTGGCAGCACGCGGCAACCCTCGACGAGGGAAGCCTGCAGCTCAGTGGCGGCGAGTCTGCCATCGACGGCAGCAAGCTGGTGTGGACAGTGGGCGACCTGGCGGTCGGCGAGGAGAAGACCCTCACCTACTCCATCACGGTGGATGACGAGGCCTGGGACGAGATCCTGGTGAACGTGGCCACCGGCAACGGGGATGTCCCGCCGTCGAAGACCGTGCACCCGACCCCGGAGGAGCAGCACCTGCTGCCGGCGCCGCCGGTCATCGTGGTCCCGCCGGCGAATCCGGCACCGGTGGTCGTGGTCCCACCGGTGAATCCGGCGCCGGTCGTCGTGGTTCCGCCGCGCAAGCCGGTACCGCCGCTGGCGACCACGGGCGCGGATGACTCCACGCTGTGGATCCTGGGCTCCGGCGCACTGATCCTGCTCCTCGGGGCAGCATTCGTGGCAAGCTCCCGCCGCCGCAAGGGCGAGGGGAACTGA
- a CDS encoding CoA-binding protein, which yields MSNEVGQRHVNDPAVVRRLLQTPARWAVVGLTNNPRRVAPGVSYFLQEQLGMEVIPVSLSGEEVLGNTGYKRLADIPGHIAVVDCFVNSQKVGDIVDQAIAVGADALWLQLGVIDESAAARAKAAGLEVVMDTCPKIEYPFL from the coding sequence ATGAGCAACGAAGTTGGCCAACGCCACGTCAACGACCCGGCGGTAGTTCGCCGGCTCCTGCAAACCCCCGCGCGATGGGCAGTGGTCGGACTGACCAACAACCCGCGGCGCGTGGCACCGGGGGTCTCGTACTTTCTGCAGGAGCAACTCGGGATGGAAGTCATCCCTGTATCCCTCAGCGGCGAGGAAGTCCTGGGCAACACCGGATACAAGCGGTTGGCGGATATTCCGGGGCACATCGCCGTCGTTGACTGCTTTGTGAACTCGCAAAAAGTCGGCGACATTGTTGACCAGGCGATCGCCGTCGGAGCGGATGCACTCTGGCTGCAACTCGGTGTCATTGACGAATCGGCAGCCGCACGTGCCAAGGCAGCCGGGCTGGAAGTCGTGATGGACACCTGCCCCAAGATCGAGTATCCATTCCTCTGA